In Pelomicrobium methylotrophicum, the DNA window GGCTCATCGCCCACAGCTTTGGCTGCCTGGATTCCGTGCGCGCCGCAGCCGACCGGCTCGATCGCATCGCTGGGGCCATGTTGGTGGCACCCGTTGACCCTTTCAAGTTTCGGGCCGCGGGGCTGCTCCGCGTCGGACCGTTCCCCTTCCCGAGCGTGGTGGTGGCGAGTGCCAACGATCCGTGGATGCGGTTGACGAGTGCTGCCTACTGGAGCGAGCAGTGGGGAAGCCGCTTGTTGAACCTGGGTGTCGCGGGCTACATCAACGTGGATGCGGGCTTCGGCCCCTGGCCGGAAGGGCTGGAAATCTTCCGAGCGCTGCGGGCGGTGGCGAAGGACGGGCAAAGGATTGGTGACTCTACTCCTGCGACCCGACATCGCGCTTTCCATACCCGGAAATATGCAAAGCGCAATTAGTTTGTTCCGGTCCTCAGGCAGGAAGGCTACGCTGAGGGCCATCGATATCGAAAGGTTCCGTTCGTAAACGATATAAATTCATGAGTTCCGCGACAACCCAAAGGGTGCTGCCGGGCTTCCGGCTCTCGCTCGGCTACGCCGTCGCCTATTTGTCGCTCATTGTCCTGATTCCTCTCTCCACGATATTCCTCAAGACGGCGACGATGACCTGGGACCAGTTCTGGAACGCTGTATCGGCACCGCGCGTGGTGGCATCCTATAAGCTTTCCTTCGGGGCGGCACTGGCCGCTGCAGCCATCAATGCGGTGTTCGGGCTGATGCTCGCCTGGTCGCTTGTGCGCTATTCATTTCCCGGCAAGCGGCTAGTAGACGCCTTGGTGGACTTGCCCTTCGCTTTGCCCACCGCCGTGGCGGGCATTGCGCTCACTGCGCTCTACGCCGGAAACGGATGGATCAGCCGCCTGCTGGAGCCCTTGGGGATCAAGGTCGCTTTTACGCCGCTGGGCGTCCTAGTGGCTCTCACCTTTATCGGGCTGCCCTTCGTGGTGCGCACGGTGCAGCCGGTCCTCGAGGATCTCGATATGGAACTGGAGGAAGCGGCGGCAAGCCTGAGCGCCGGGCGCTGGCAGACCTTCCGCCGCGTGGTCCTGCCCACCCTGGCGCCCGCGCTGCTCACGGGCTTTGCGCTCGCCTTCGCCCGCGCCGTGGGGGAATACGGCTCGGTGATCTTCATCGCCGGCAACATCCCGATGGTGTCGGAAATCACGCCGCTCATGATCGTCACCAAGCTAGAGCAGTACGACTTCACCGGCGCCACCGCGATAGCGCTGGTGATGCTGGGATTTTCCTTCGTTATGCTGTTGGCGATTAACGGTCTGCAGGCGTGGGCTGCCCGTCGCAGCAGACCCGAATTCGGGAGGGTCCGCTGATGGCCGCCGCTGTGGGCGTTTTGCGCGGAGGGGCGAATGCCCGGCGCTACGAGTCAAACCCGGCTACTCGCGAGGCGGCGTGGGTGAAATGGACGATTCTCAGCCTGGCGCTCGCATTTTTCGTGGTGTTTCTTCTGCTGCCGCTCGTCGCAGTCTTCGTCGAGGCGCTGCGCAAGGGCTGGGATACTTACCTCGCCGCGCTCGTCGAGCCCGATGCGCTTGCGGCCATCCGTCTGACGCTCTTCACCGCCGCCGTCGCCGTACCCCTAAACCTGTTATTTGGCTTGGCGGCGGCGTGGTCCGTCACCAAGTTCGATTTCCGAGGAAAACGCCTGTTGATCACGCTGATCGACCTTCCGTTTTCGGTGTCGCCGGTCATCTCAGGGCTGATCTATGTGTTGCTTTTCGGAGCCCAGGGCTGGTTCGGCCCCTGGCTCGCGGAGCACGACCTGAAGATCATTTTCGCGGTCCCGGGCATCGTGTTGGCCACAGTGTTCGTCACCTTTCCCTTCGTCGCCCGCGAACTGATCCCGCTCATGGAGGCCCAAGGCCGCGAAGAAGAAGAAGCAGCGATAGTTCTGGGCGCTTCGGGCTGGCAGACGTTCTGGCGGGTGACGCTGCCCAACATCAAGTGGGGTCTGCTGTACGGGGTCGTGCTGTGCAATGCCCGGGCCATGGGCGAGTTCGGCGCGGTGTCGGTGGTTTCCGGCCACATCCGGGGTGAGACCAACACCATGCCGTTGCACGTGGAAATTCTCTACAACGAATACAACTTTGCGGCGGCGTTCGCGGTGGCCTCGCTTCTGGCGCTGCTGGCGCTCTTCACGCTCGCCCTCAAGACATTTGTCGAATGGCGCGCAGGCGCCGCGATCAAGGAAAATCCGTCATGAGCATCGAGGTCCGCAACATCTACAAAACGTTCGGCAGTTTTGTCGCCTTGGATAACATTTCGTTGGAATTTCCAACGGGCGGGCTGGCGGCCCTGCTGGGGCCCTCGGGCTGCGGCAAGACGACACTACTTCGCATCATCGCCGGCCTGGAAGTGGCCGATCGCGGCGCCGTTCTGCTGGGAGGCGAGGATGTCTCGGACATCCACGTGCGCGAGCGTCGGGTAGGCTTCGTGTTCCAGCATTACGCCCTATTCCGCCACATGACGGTGTTCGAGAACGTTGCCTTCGCCCTGCGGGTGAAGCCGCGCCGGCTACGCCCTTCCGATGCGGCGATCCAGGCCAGGGTGCGCGAGTTGCTTGAGCTGGTGCAACTCGAATGGCTGGCGGACCGGTTTCCGTCCCAGCTCTCGGGGGGACAGCGCCAGCGTGTCGCTCTGGCCCGGGCCCTCGCCGCGGAGCCGCGAGTACTGCTACTCGATGAACCCTTCGGCGCGCTGGATGCCAAGGTGCGCAAGGAGCTGCGCCGCTGGCTGCGCCGGTTGCACGACGAACTGCGCGTGACATCCATCTTCGTGACCCACGACCAGGAGGAGGCGCTGGAAATCGCCGACCGGGTGGTGGTGATGAACCGCGGCCGCGTCGAGCAGGCGGGCGCTCCCCGGGAGGTCGTGGAGAGCCCCGCGACACCCTTTGTGGCGGATTTTCTCGATCTCGACGATCACGGACCGGCGTGGCTGGTTCAGGCTAAAATCCGCCACCGGGGCTATGTCCTGCCCCCGGCCGACAATCTGGAGGCGACGCGGCATGAAGATTGCCCTTTCGAGCTTCCAACTCCAAGCCTTGCCCCTGTAGCGCGTCCCGCTGGAATCGAACGGACGGCATGAACTTCAGGCAGCTGCGGATCATTCGGGAAACAGTGCGCCGCAACTTCAACCTGACGGAAGTGGCGGCAGCGTTGTACACCTCTCAATCCGGCGTAAGCAGACACATCAAAGATTTGGAGGACGAACTCGGGCTTGAGCTCTTCGTGCGCAGGGGCAAACGACTTCTCGGGTTGACTGAGGCAGGGAAAGAGCTGCTGCCGATGGTGGAGCGCATGCTTTTGGATGCTCGGAACATTAAACGGCTGGCCGAGCAGTTCAGCCGCCGCGACCAAGGCCGTTTGACCATCGCGACCACTCACACCCAGGCACGTTACGTTTTGCCCACGGTGGTGGCCGAATTCAAACGGTCGTTTCCAAAGGTCCATTTGATCCTGCACGAGGCGGACCCAGGCGAGATCGTGTCCATGCTGCTTGACGGCGAGGCCGACATCGGCATTGCCACGGAAGCCCTCGACGGCGTGGCCGAGCTGGTATCGTTTCCTTACTACTCTTGGCACCACGCGGTCATCGTGCCTGCGGGCCATTTCCTGGAAAAAGTGCATCCCCTTAGCTTGCAGGCTCTGGCTGAGTTTCCCATCATCACTTACCACGAAGGTTTTACCGGCCGGGCCAAGATCGATCATGCATTTGCCAGGGCCGGGCTCGTGCCGGACGTGGTGATTTCGGCTCTCGACGCCGATGTGATCAAGGCATACGTCGAACTCGGACTGGGGGTCGGCATCGTGGCTGCCATGGCTTTCGATCCCGCCCGGGACCACGGGCTCACGCTCTTGGAAGGTGCGCACCTGTTCGAGTGCAACACGACGCGCATCGCCGTGCGCCGTGGCCATTATCTGCGCGGCTTCGCCTACCGATTCATCGAGTTGTGCCTGCCGGCTCTGAGCGAGGCGGTAGTGCGGTCCTCGATCCTCCCAGACGAGGAGCAAACACCGGAAGGTTGAGATCGCGCGCCGCGGGCAAGGTCCTCTCAGGCGCTTCTTGTTCTGGTTTTGATCGCCGCCTACGGTTACGTTGGCACCAGCCCTTGTTTTGGCCGTCTGTCACAGAAGCTGGAAAAGCGGACCGGAAGGTAATTCCTAAGCAAACCGGCCATTTTTAGACTGGCCTGGCAAAATGTCCTGGTTGCGGAACAGCAAGGCCGTCTTTGCTCTCTGACGGAAGGCTCAAGTGCCGCTCTTGTGGGAAGCGCTTCAGTTGAACTTCGGCGTGGGACTCGGTGCGCCTTGAGAGCCTCGAGCAGCCCATCGTCTTCTGTCGGGCAGCAGGGAAGGGTTGCCGTTCCCCCGCCCCCTAAGAACCGTACGTGCGAGTTTTCCCGCATACGGCTCAAGCCTCTGCAAAGCCCCCTGTGACAGGAGCCAGCAGTCCACCTTTTCCTCGGCTGTGGACTTGCCGGGGACAGTAGTTGTGTATCTTTCTTTCTGTAAATTCCATTCAGCCGTACCGGCAGGACGGTGAGGCGGGAGGTCTTGAGGCCATGACATCGAGAAAGGCGTATAAGCCCCATGGCGATGCGAGTCGAAACGAACCCTCTGGAGGCGGCCTATGCCGTCTTGCTTGAGCATGGGCTGGACGGTGCCGGCGAGCGGCTCGCGCATTCTCGTCAACGAAGCGGCCAGGATCGAGCGAAGCGAGTTTCTCGGTGCCAAGCCCCACGAGCGAACGGCGAGTCGGCGCGACTCGGCCTCCGGCTTCAAACCCCAAACCATGTTCACCCGCTTGGGCGAGGTGACCTTCCAGGTGCCCCAGGTACGTTCCGGCGAGTTCTATCCTTCCGCCCTGGAAAAGGGCACGCGAACCGATCAGGCGGTGCATCTCGCGCTGGCCGAGATGTATGTGCAGGGCGTGTCCACCCGCCGCCTCAATCGAGGTCCTGCAACGGCTGCTCGGACCGGAGATTGCGCTGTCCTCCGCCCAGGTGAGCCGCGCCGCCCAAAAGCTCGACGAAGGGCTTGCGGCCTGGCGCGAGCGCCCGTTGGGCGAGGTGCCCTACCTGTTGCCTTCCTGCTCGCTACGAGAAGGTGCGCCTGGAAGGCAGAATCGTCGATTGCGCCGTGCTCATCGCCGTCGGCATCGACGCCTCGGGCAAGCGCCGGGTGCTGGGCTGCGACATCGCCACCTCGGAGGCCGAGACAAAAAAGCGCCGTTTCCTGGAAAGCCTCCTGGCCCGTGGATTGAAGGGGGTGAGGCTCATCATTGCCGACGATTCAACTGGGGCTCAAGGCCGCCAGACGGGCGGTATTGCCTTCCGCTCCCTGGCAGCGTTGCCAGTTCCATCTGCAACAGAATGCCGGACAGCTCGTCACCCGGCAGGAAGCCAGAAAGACCGTGGCCGGGGAGCTGCGCGCGATCTTCAACGCCCCGGACGGGACGGAAGCCGAGCGGCTCCTGAAAGCCGCCTTGGCGACCTGGCGCAAGGAACATCCCAAGCTCGCCCAATGGGCTGAAACCGCGATTCCCGAGAGCCTCACCGTCTTCGATTTTCCGGCGGCCCATCGTGTCCGCTTGCGCACGACCAATGACCTGGAGCGCTATCCGCCGGGAACTCAGACGCCGCACCCGCGTGGCCAGCATCTTCCCGAACCCCGATTCCTGCCTGAGGCTCGTCTCGGCGCTGCTCGCCGATCTCGACGACGAGTGGATGACCGGCAAGATCTACCTCAACCTCAACCCGTAACCCGGACGTCATGACACCCGCCGCAGAAATTTACAGAAAAGGGGTTGCACAATCTCCTTTGGTCCGAAAAGCTTGGGAATTATCGACCGGAAAAAATGCTTTTCAGATCGAGTGCCGCCCGCTAGCCGTAAGAGGAGTCGCATTTTCGTGCGTCGCTTAGCAGCTTTCCTTCCTCGATCTTCTGGACGAACTTCCACCCCTCAGTGGTCCACACGAACACGAATCCTGTTGGGCCGTCAATGAAAACAGTCAGAGCGGAACAATCCGAAATGCTGGGCTTAGAAGCCGATTTGCCAGTGTTTGGGGCCGACGTGGTATGGGTCGGCTTGGGGTATTGAGCTTGCTCGCAGGTCTGGGCGCTTGAAGCAAGGCCGGTGACAAGGACGCCGACAAGTGCGGCAATGATTCTCGTCTTCATGGGCTGCCTCTTGTTCAGTTGAAAGCGTTTGTGATCAGCGTTATGTTGCAATGCAACAGCATACTTTTGTTTCCTGATTTTTTAACATTGTTCATGTTTGCATTTATTTTATTCTGCAGTATTGCTGCATTGCAATAAGATTCTTTAATGGTCATGGTCGATGAATGCTGATGATCTCCCCGGGTTTCACGCTGCAGGCTTGTGACAGCACGGATGAGCGGCTTACCCCGGGATGCGCGCGGTTTAGAGAGGTGTCAGGCGACAGTCCAAATTGACCCCCTGCGCGACTCACGCAGGAGGTGCCAATGGCGGCAGCATCGCCGCCTGCAAGTTGGCAGGCGGGAGGGGATGCTGGAAGCGGACGGGGCCGGCCAGATGGTCGTCCTGCATGAGATGGGCTGGGGGTTGAAGCGAATTGGGGGGAACCCGGGGTGGTGCGTGACACAGTCAGGCGCTATATGGCCGCTGGCGGCTACGTGCACTACCGGGCGCTGCTGTGCCTGGGCAAGCTCGACGGGCTGGAAACTGCGACGTCGTGCGCCAGAGGCCTTTTACGCGCGCACAGCGTTGCGGTGAGCCTGCGCACGGTCGAGCGGGCCTGCCGGAGCTTGCGGGCGGAGCTCGGCATGTTTCGCTTGGCAAAAGGGCAGAAGTGGGCGTTTCCTTTAGAAACGAAGTGGCTGTTTTGCGCCAAAACCACGCTGTTTAGGTAAGCGCATATTTTTATGTGGGAAAAAAAGCGGGACGGAAAGCTTTTGCCGCTGGTACGAATCCTGCAAAAGGCCCCTAGGACGCCGAGTCAAGCGATTTTTTTTCAGGAGAGGATGCAATGTCCAGAAATGCCATGCAGTGGGCCCAGCGCCCCAAGTTTCCCCCGACCCATTACGTTGATTCCCGGGTCTACACGAGCGAGGAGA includes these proteins:
- a CDS encoding CysB family HTH-type transcriptional regulator, whose translation is MNFRQLRIIRETVRRNFNLTEVAAALYTSQSGVSRHIKDLEDELGLELFVRRGKRLLGLTEAGKELLPMVERMLLDARNIKRLAEQFSRRDQGRLTIATTHTQARYVLPTVVAEFKRSFPKVHLILHEADPGEIVSMLLDGEADIGIATEALDGVAELVSFPYYSWHHAVIVPAGHFLEKVHPLSLQALAEFPIITYHEGFTGRAKIDHAFARAGLVPDVVISALDADVIKAYVELGLGVGIVAAMAFDPARDHGLTLLEGAHLFECNTTRIAVRRGHYLRGFAYRFIELCLPALSEAVVRSSILPDEEQTPEG
- a CDS encoding alpha/beta hydrolase; amino-acid sequence: MESPDLRTWTRNVRRAIDMARGRVWLIAHSFGCLDSVRAAADRLDRIAGAMLVAPVDPFKFRAAGLLRVGPFPFPSVVVASANDPWMRLTSAAYWSEQWGSRLLNLGVAGYINVDAGFGPWPEGLEIFRALRAVAKDGQRIGDSTPATRHRAFHTRKYAKRN
- the cysT gene encoding sulfate ABC transporter permease subunit CysT, which codes for MSSATTQRVLPGFRLSLGYAVAYLSLIVLIPLSTIFLKTATMTWDQFWNAVSAPRVVASYKLSFGAALAAAAINAVFGLMLAWSLVRYSFPGKRLVDALVDLPFALPTAVAGIALTALYAGNGWISRLLEPLGIKVAFTPLGVLVALTFIGLPFVVRTVQPVLEDLDMELEEAAASLSAGRWQTFRRVVLPTLAPALLTGFALAFARAVGEYGSVIFIAGNIPMVSEITPLMIVTKLEQYDFTGATAIALVMLGFSFVMLLAINGLQAWAARRSRPEFGRVR
- the cysW gene encoding sulfate ABC transporter permease subunit CysW, with the protein product MAAAVGVLRGGANARRYESNPATREAAWVKWTILSLALAFFVVFLLLPLVAVFVEALRKGWDTYLAALVEPDALAAIRLTLFTAAVAVPLNLLFGLAAAWSVTKFDFRGKRLLITLIDLPFSVSPVISGLIYVLLFGAQGWFGPWLAEHDLKIIFAVPGIVLATVFVTFPFVARELIPLMEAQGREEEEAAIVLGASGWQTFWRVTLPNIKWGLLYGVVLCNARAMGEFGAVSVVSGHIRGETNTMPLHVEILYNEYNFAAAFAVASLLALLALFTLALKTFVEWRAGAAIKENPS